The Caloenas nicobarica isolate bCalNic1 chromosome 28, bCalNic1.hap1, whole genome shotgun sequence genome window below encodes:
- the LOC135999481 gene encoding olfactory receptor 14J1-like, which translates to MTLILLRGVSSKPSLSFPPCTGPHAHRQQMSNSSSITQFLLLAFTDTRELQLLHFWLFLGIYLAALLGNGLIITTIACDQHLHTPMYFFLLNLALLDLGCISTTVPKSMANSFWDTRAISYSGCAAQLFSFAFLIVAEYSMLTIMSYDRYVAICKPLHYGTLLGSRACVHMAAAAWATGFLNALLQTANTFSLPLCKGNALHQFFCEIPQILKLSCSDAYLRESGLIVVGVCVFFLCFMFIVVSYVQILRAVLRIPSEQGRHKAFATCLPHLAVVSLFIITAMFAYLKPPSISSPSLDLVVSVLYSVVPPAVNPLIYSMRNQELKDALRKLMAG; encoded by the coding sequence atgactttgattttgctcagaggagtctcatctaaaccgtcactgtcttttcctccttgcacaggtcctcatgcccacaggcagcaaatgtccaacagcagctccatcacccagttcctcctcctggcgttcacagacacacgggagctgcagctcttgcacttctggctcttcctgggcatctacctggctgccctcctgggcaacggcctcatcatcaccaccatagcctgtgaccagcacctccacacccccatgtacttcttcctgctcaacctcgccctcctcgacctgggctgtatctccaccactgtacccaaatccatggccaattccttCTGGGATACCAGGGCCATCTCATActcgggatgtgctgcacagctcttttcgtTTGCCTTCTTGATAGTAGCAGAGTATTCtatgctcaccatcatgtcctacgaccgctacgttgccatctgcaaacccctgcactacgggaccctcctgggcagcagagcttgtgtccacatggcagcagctgcctgggccactgggtttctcaatgctctgctgcaaacggccaatacattttcactgccactgtgcaagggcaatgccctgcaccagttcttctgtgaaatcccccagatcctcaagctctcctgctcagatgcctacctcagggaatcTGGGCTTATTGTTGTTGGTGTCTGtgtgttctttttgtgtttcatgttcattgtggtgtcctatgtgcagatcttgagggctgtgctgaggatcccctctgagcagggacggcacaaagcctttgccacgtgcctccctcacctggccgtggtctctctGTTCATcatcactgccatgtttgcctacctgaagcccccctccatctcctccccatccctggacctggtggtgtctgttctgtactcggtggtgcctccagcagtgaaccccctcatctacagcatgaggaaccaggagctaaaggatgccctgaggaaactgatggctggataa